The Vallitalea longa genomic sequence AAATGCATATGTAAAGAGTATCTTTTATTAAATAAGGTATAAATATCAATTCTATGAACAAATTAAATATATACATTTCTAAATGCCTAAAAATATATTTTTAAGATAGCATAATAATGCAGTCTTAAAATTAATATAATTAGATCACTAAATATTAGAATTTACTTATTAAAAAAGTAACCTAAGATTACTATTATAAGGAGGAATAATTCAAGATGAGAAACATTGAGACAACTACGATTAATACTATTAGAATTTTATCTGCTGAAGGTATTCAAAAGGCAAAATCTGGACACCCGGGATTACCAATGGGAGCAGCCCCTATGGCTTATGAATTATGGGCTAATCATATGAAACATAACCCAAGTGATCCTAATTGGATTAATAGAGATAGATTTATATTATCTGCCGGACATGGTTCCATGTTATTATACTCATTATTACATTTATTTGGATATGGTCTTACAATTGAAGATTTAAAAGAATTTAGACAATGGGGAAGTAAAACTCCTGGACATCCAGAATATGGACATACAGTAGGTATAGATACAACAACAGGACCATTAGGAGCAGGATTCGCTACTGGTATTGGTATGGCAATGGCAGAAGCCAATTTAGCTGCAAAATTCAATAGAGATGGATATAATATTGTGGATCATTACACATATGCTATAGCAGGTGATGGATGTATGATGGAAGGTATTACATCAGAAGCAGCTTCTTTAGCAGGAACATTGAAATTAGGTAAGTTCATCGCGTTTTATGATTCTAATAAAATAACTATCGAAGGTAGTACAGATATAGCATTTACAGAAGATGTAGGAAAAAGATATGAAGCATATGGATGGCAAGTAATAAGAGTGGAAGACGGAAACGATATAGATTCCATAGGAAAAGCTATCGAAGAAGCTAAATCTGATTTGAAACATCCATCACTTATAATAGTTAAAACACAAATAGGATATGGATGTCCTGCAAAACAAGGGAAATCATCAGCACATGGTGAACCTTTGGGTGAAGAAAACTTAATTGAAACCAAGAAAAATCTAGGTTTCTCAACAGATAAAGATTTCTATGTATCAGAAGAAGTATATGACCATATGAAAACTTTACAAGAAAAAGGTAAAGAACAGCAAGAAAAATGGAATAAGTTATTTGAAGAATACGCTGCTAAATATAGCGATTTAGCAAAAGAGTGGGAAGTATGGACAAGCGAAGAACTTCCTGTAGATTTATTGAATAACGAAGAATATTGGACATTTGATAAAAAGCCAGCTGCTACAAGAGCGATTTCTGGTCAAGTAATAAACAAACTTACTAAGTATATTCCTAATTTATTTGGTGGAGCGGCAGACCTTGCGCCTTCAACAAAAACTTATATGAATGGAAAAGGTGATTTTTCAGCAGAAGATTATTCAGGTATGAATCTACACTTCGGTGTACGTGAATTAGCAATGTCAGCAATGGCAAATGGGATTGCATTACATGGTGCGCACAAACCATTTATAGCTACATTCTTTGTGTTTAGTGATTATATTAAACCTAGTGTGAGATTATCAGCTCTTATGAAACTTCCTGTAACATTTGTATTAACACATGATAGTATTGGTGTAGGAGAAGATGGACCAACTCATCAACCTATAGAACAATTAGCAGCACTTAGAAGTATGCCTAATGTGGTTACATTTAGACCAGCTGATCCTAGAGAAACAGCGGCAGCTTGGTATTTTGCTATAACATCAAAAGAAGTACCAACAGCTATTGTATTAACTAGACAAAATGTACCTTATTACGAAGAATCTGAGAAAAAAGCTTTAAAAGGCGGCTATGTTTTAGTTGATTCTGACAAGGAAACACCTGATATGATATTGATGGCAAGTGGTTCAGAAGTTGAATTCATCTACGAAGCTGCTAAAAAACTTAAACAAGATAATATAGATGTAAGAGTTGTAAGTATGCCTTCAATGGATGTTTTTGATTTACAATCAGAAGAATATAAAGAAAGTGTACTTCCAAATAGTGTGAGAAAGAGAGTAGCTATAGAAGCTGCAGCAACATTCGGATGGCATAAATATGTAGGTCTTGATGGAGAAGTTATCGGACTTGATCATTTTGGAGCTTCGGCACCAGGAGCTAAAGTATTTAAAGAATTTGGAATAACAACTGAAAATGTGTATGAAGTTGCAAAAAAAGTATACAATAAATAGTATAAAAGAAATTGTGGGTATAAGAAGCAATCTAGCATCTTCAACATTGAAGAAATTACCTATATACAGATTAACATAAGGACGTTATAATTATAATAAACATTATTAGTATATACCTAATACAGAGAATTTCATAATCACTTTTTTATCCTATAGGAAAATCTATTAATATAGTATATATCCTAGCCTTTAATTATGGATTTCTCTTCATATTAAACATTAAAGACACCTAGTGAGGGGATAAAAAATGGAAAAATTTGAAAAGAAGATAATTGAAAATAATGTCCTATCAGAAGTATACTGCAATAGATGTGGCAAATTGATCTATAGTGATAGTTTGAAACAGAAAGTTGATTATATAAAGGTTATTAAAGAATGGGGTTATTTTTCTAATAAAGATATGGAAACCCATAGTTTTGAATTATGTGAAGAATGTTATGATAGTTTAATAAAAACTTTTAAATTTCAACCAACCATATCAAAAA encodes the following:
- the tkt gene encoding transketolase — translated: MRNIETTTINTIRILSAEGIQKAKSGHPGLPMGAAPMAYELWANHMKHNPSDPNWINRDRFILSAGHGSMLLYSLLHLFGYGLTIEDLKEFRQWGSKTPGHPEYGHTVGIDTTTGPLGAGFATGIGMAMAEANLAAKFNRDGYNIVDHYTYAIAGDGCMMEGITSEAASLAGTLKLGKFIAFYDSNKITIEGSTDIAFTEDVGKRYEAYGWQVIRVEDGNDIDSIGKAIEEAKSDLKHPSLIIVKTQIGYGCPAKQGKSSAHGEPLGEENLIETKKNLGFSTDKDFYVSEEVYDHMKTLQEKGKEQQEKWNKLFEEYAAKYSDLAKEWEVWTSEELPVDLLNNEEYWTFDKKPAATRAISGQVINKLTKYIPNLFGGAADLAPSTKTYMNGKGDFSAEDYSGMNLHFGVRELAMSAMANGIALHGAHKPFIATFFVFSDYIKPSVRLSALMKLPVTFVLTHDSIGVGEDGPTHQPIEQLAALRSMPNVVTFRPADPRETAAAWYFAITSKEVPTAIVLTRQNVPYYEESEKKALKGGYVLVDSDKETPDMILMASGSEVEFIYEAAKKLKQDNIDVRVVSMPSMDVFDLQSEEYKESVLPNSVRKRVAIEAAATFGWHKYVGLDGEVIGLDHFGASAPGAKVFKEFGITTENVYEVAKKVYNK